Proteins from a single region of Budorcas taxicolor isolate Tak-1 chromosome 7, Takin1.1, whole genome shotgun sequence:
- the ZFP62 gene encoding zinc finger protein 62 homolog isoform X1: protein MSHLKTRGTEDEESTEKYENIRNAESVWPKVEGLHKDHMQESKVGETCDWDSKVENQTDKPEGKRMKEDKSGFREKIGKARNTANIKTEQEDEAYEKSLHLSSKYVTHQTVPIEQKNSEQVKCVESINGNSHPSLQQKASAVKKSHKCDDCGKSFKYNSRLVQHKIMHTGEKRYECDDCGGTFRSSSSLRVHKRIHTGEKPYKCEECGKAYMSYSSLINHKSTHSGEKNCKCDECGKSFNYSSVLDQHKRIHTGEKPYECGECGKAFRNSSGLRVHKRIHTGEKPYECDICGKTFSNSSGLRVHKRIHTGEKPYECDECGKAFITCRTLLNHKSIHFGDKPYKCDECEKSFNYSSLLIQHKVIHTGEKPYECDECGKAFRNSSGLIVHKRIHTGEKPYKCDVCGKAFSYSSGLAVHKSIHPGKKAHECKECGKSFSYNSLLLQHRTIHTGERPYVCDVCGKTFRNNSGLKVHRRLHTGEKPYKCDVCGKAYISRSSLKNHKGIHLGEKPYKCSYCEKSFNYSSALEQHKRIHTREKPFGCDECGKAFRNNSGLKVHKRIHTGERPYKCEECGKAYISLSSLINHKSVHPGEKPYKCDECEKAFITYRTLINHKKIHLGEKPYKCDVCEKSFNYTSLLSQHRRVHTREKPYECDRCEKVFRNNSSLKVHKRIHTGEKPYKCDVCGKAYISHSSLINHKSTHPGKTPYTCDECGKAFFSNRTLISHKRVHLGEKPFKCVECGKSFSYSSLLSQHKRIHTGEKPYVCDGCGKAFRNSSGLTVHKRIHTGEKPYGCDECGKAYISHSSLINHKSVHSGQQPYNCECGKSFNYRSVLDQHKRIHTGKKLYQCNECGKAFNIRSNLTKHRRIHTGGEYLNVTNMGSHSGTSQKRTHEGGNALDGTRMSMSL from the coding sequence TGTCACATTTGAAGACGAGGGGCACTGAGGATGAGGAATCAACtgaaaagtatgaaaatattCGAAATGCAGAATCTGTGTGGCCAAAAGTGGAAGGTCTTCACAAGGATCATATGCAGGAGTCTAAGGTTGGTGAAACTTGTGATTGGGATAGCAAGGTAGAAAATCAGACGGACAAGCCTGAgggaaaaagaatgaaggaagacAAAAGTGGCTTCAGGGAAAAGATTGGCAAAGCCAGGAATACAGCAAATATAAAGACAGAACAGGAAGATGAGGCATATGAGAAAAGCTTACATCTGAGCTCAAAATATGTTACACACCAGACTGTCCCTATAGAACAGAAAAATAGTGAACAAGTCAAATGTGTGGAGAGCATTAATGGGAACTCTCATCCCAGTCTACAGCAAAAAGCCAGTGCTGTTAAGAAGTCACATAAATGTGATGACTGTGGGAAATCCTTCAAATATAATTCCCGACTTGTTCAACATAAAATTATGCACACTGGTGAAAAACGCTATGAGTGCGATGACTGTGGAGGGACTTTTCGGAGCAGCTCAAGCCTTCGAGTCCACAAGAGGATCCATACTGGGGAGAAGCCGTACAAATGTgaggaatgtgggaaagcctaCATGTCCTATTCCAGCCTTATAAACCACAAAAGCACCCATTCTGGGGAAAAGAACTGTAAGTGTGATgagtgtggaaaatccttcaattATAGCTCAGTTTTGGATCAGCATAAGAGAATTCACACTGGGGAGAAGCCCTATGAGTGTGGTGAGTGTGGGAAGGCCTTCAGGAACAGCTCTGGCCTCAGAGTCCACAAAAGGATCCACACAGGTGAGAAGCCCTATGAATGTGACATCTGTGGGAAAACCTTCAGTAATAGCTCTGGACTTAGAGTCCACAAAAGGATTCATACAggggagaaaccctatgaatgtgatgagtgtgggaaGGCCTTCATTACCTGCAGAACACTTCTAAATCATAAAAGCATCCACTTTGGAGATAAACCTTATAAATGTGATGAGTGtgaaaaatcatttaattatAGCTCTCTCCTCATTCAGCATAAAGTtatccacactggagagaaaccttatgaatgtGATGAATGTGGGAAGGCTTTTAGGAACAGTTCAGGCCTTATTGTGCATAAAAGGatccacacaggagagaaaccttacaagtGTGATGTCTGTGGCAAAGCATTCAGCTATAGCTCAGGCCTGGCAGTCCATAAAAGCATTCACCCTGGGAAGAAAGCCCATGAATGTAAGGAGTGTGGAAAATCATTCAGCTATAACTCACTTCTTCTTCAACATAGAACaattcacactggagagagaCCTTATGTATGTgatgtctgtggaaaaactttcaGAAACAATTCAGGACTCAAAGTCCACAGGCGACTCCATACTGGGGAAAAACCATATAAGTGTGATGTGTGTGGAAAAGCCTATATCTCACGCTCTAGCCTTAAAAATCACAAAGGAATCCATCTTGGGGAGAAGCCCTATAAATGTAGTTATTGTGAAAAATCCTTCAATTACAGCTCTGCCCTTGAACAACATAAAAGGATTCATACAAGGGAGAAACCCTTTGGGTGTGATGAGTGTGGAAAAGCCTTCAGAAATAATTCAGGCCTTAAAGTCCATAAACGAATCCACACTGGAGAGAGACCTTACAAATGTGAAGAATGTGGGAAGGCTTACATCTCACTTTCAAGCCTTATAAATCATAAGAGTGTACACCCTGGGGAAAAGCCCTATAAGTGTGATGAGTGTGAGAAAGCCTTTATCACATACCGAACCCTTATAAATCACAAAAAAATTCATCTTGGGGAGAAGCCCTACAAATGCGATGTGTGTGAGAAATCTTTTAACTACACCTCACTTCTTTCTCAACACAGAAGGGTCCATACTagagagaaaccctatgaatgtgaCAGGTGTGAAAAGGTCTTCAGAAACAACTCGAGCCTTAAAGTGCATAAAagaattcatactggtgagaagccctataaatgtgatgtgtgtggaaaAGCCTACATCTCACACTCAAGCCTTATCAACCATAAAAGTACCCACCCTGGCAAGACCCCCTACACATGTGATGAATGTGGAAAAGCTTTTTTCTCAAACAGAACTCTTATAAGCCATAAAAGAGTCCATCTTGGGGAGAAACCCTTCAAATGTGTTGAATGTGGGAAGTCTTTCAGTTATAGCTCACTCCTTTCCCAACACAAGAGGATTCATACGGGGGAAAAACCCTATGTGTGTGATGGCTGTGGGAAGGCATTCAGGAACAGCTCAGGCCTCACAGTGCATAAAAGGATACACACAGGTGAGAAACCCTATGGATGTGATGAGTGTGGGAAAGCGTACATCTCACACTCGAGTCTTATCAACCATAAAAGTGTCCATAGTGGGCAGCAGCCCTATAATTGTGAATGTGGGAAATCCTTCAATTATAGATCAGTCCTTGACCAACACAAAAGGATCCATACTGGAAAGAAGCTATACCAATGTAACGAGTGTGGGAAGGCTTTCAATATCAGATCAAATCTCACCAAACATAGAAGAATCCATACTGGAGGGGAATATTTAAATGTGACAAATATGGGAAGTCATAGTGGCACATCACAGAAGAGAACTCATGAGGGAGGGAATGCTCTGGATGGGACCAGGATGAGCATGTCTCTGTAG
- the ZFP62 gene encoding zinc finger protein 62 homolog isoform X2: MQESKVGETCDWDSKVENQTDKPEGKRMKEDKSGFREKIGKARNTANIKTEQEDEAYEKSLHLSSKYVTHQTVPIEQKNSEQVKCVESINGNSHPSLQQKASAVKKSHKCDDCGKSFKYNSRLVQHKIMHTGEKRYECDDCGGTFRSSSSLRVHKRIHTGEKPYKCEECGKAYMSYSSLINHKSTHSGEKNCKCDECGKSFNYSSVLDQHKRIHTGEKPYECGECGKAFRNSSGLRVHKRIHTGEKPYECDICGKTFSNSSGLRVHKRIHTGEKPYECDECGKAFITCRTLLNHKSIHFGDKPYKCDECEKSFNYSSLLIQHKVIHTGEKPYECDECGKAFRNSSGLIVHKRIHTGEKPYKCDVCGKAFSYSSGLAVHKSIHPGKKAHECKECGKSFSYNSLLLQHRTIHTGERPYVCDVCGKTFRNNSGLKVHRRLHTGEKPYKCDVCGKAYISRSSLKNHKGIHLGEKPYKCSYCEKSFNYSSALEQHKRIHTREKPFGCDECGKAFRNNSGLKVHKRIHTGERPYKCEECGKAYISLSSLINHKSVHPGEKPYKCDECEKAFITYRTLINHKKIHLGEKPYKCDVCEKSFNYTSLLSQHRRVHTREKPYECDRCEKVFRNNSSLKVHKRIHTGEKPYKCDVCGKAYISHSSLINHKSTHPGKTPYTCDECGKAFFSNRTLISHKRVHLGEKPFKCVECGKSFSYSSLLSQHKRIHTGEKPYVCDGCGKAFRNSSGLTVHKRIHTGEKPYGCDECGKAYISHSSLINHKSVHSGQQPYNCECGKSFNYRSVLDQHKRIHTGKKLYQCNECGKAFNIRSNLTKHRRIHTGGEYLNVTNMGSHSGTSQKRTHEGGNALDGTRMSMSL; encoded by the coding sequence ATGCAGGAGTCTAAGGTTGGTGAAACTTGTGATTGGGATAGCAAGGTAGAAAATCAGACGGACAAGCCTGAgggaaaaagaatgaaggaagacAAAAGTGGCTTCAGGGAAAAGATTGGCAAAGCCAGGAATACAGCAAATATAAAGACAGAACAGGAAGATGAGGCATATGAGAAAAGCTTACATCTGAGCTCAAAATATGTTACACACCAGACTGTCCCTATAGAACAGAAAAATAGTGAACAAGTCAAATGTGTGGAGAGCATTAATGGGAACTCTCATCCCAGTCTACAGCAAAAAGCCAGTGCTGTTAAGAAGTCACATAAATGTGATGACTGTGGGAAATCCTTCAAATATAATTCCCGACTTGTTCAACATAAAATTATGCACACTGGTGAAAAACGCTATGAGTGCGATGACTGTGGAGGGACTTTTCGGAGCAGCTCAAGCCTTCGAGTCCACAAGAGGATCCATACTGGGGAGAAGCCGTACAAATGTgaggaatgtgggaaagcctaCATGTCCTATTCCAGCCTTATAAACCACAAAAGCACCCATTCTGGGGAAAAGAACTGTAAGTGTGATgagtgtggaaaatccttcaattATAGCTCAGTTTTGGATCAGCATAAGAGAATTCACACTGGGGAGAAGCCCTATGAGTGTGGTGAGTGTGGGAAGGCCTTCAGGAACAGCTCTGGCCTCAGAGTCCACAAAAGGATCCACACAGGTGAGAAGCCCTATGAATGTGACATCTGTGGGAAAACCTTCAGTAATAGCTCTGGACTTAGAGTCCACAAAAGGATTCATACAggggagaaaccctatgaatgtgatgagtgtgggaaGGCCTTCATTACCTGCAGAACACTTCTAAATCATAAAAGCATCCACTTTGGAGATAAACCTTATAAATGTGATGAGTGtgaaaaatcatttaattatAGCTCTCTCCTCATTCAGCATAAAGTtatccacactggagagaaaccttatgaatgtGATGAATGTGGGAAGGCTTTTAGGAACAGTTCAGGCCTTATTGTGCATAAAAGGatccacacaggagagaaaccttacaagtGTGATGTCTGTGGCAAAGCATTCAGCTATAGCTCAGGCCTGGCAGTCCATAAAAGCATTCACCCTGGGAAGAAAGCCCATGAATGTAAGGAGTGTGGAAAATCATTCAGCTATAACTCACTTCTTCTTCAACATAGAACaattcacactggagagagaCCTTATGTATGTgatgtctgtggaaaaactttcaGAAACAATTCAGGACTCAAAGTCCACAGGCGACTCCATACTGGGGAAAAACCATATAAGTGTGATGTGTGTGGAAAAGCCTATATCTCACGCTCTAGCCTTAAAAATCACAAAGGAATCCATCTTGGGGAGAAGCCCTATAAATGTAGTTATTGTGAAAAATCCTTCAATTACAGCTCTGCCCTTGAACAACATAAAAGGATTCATACAAGGGAGAAACCCTTTGGGTGTGATGAGTGTGGAAAAGCCTTCAGAAATAATTCAGGCCTTAAAGTCCATAAACGAATCCACACTGGAGAGAGACCTTACAAATGTGAAGAATGTGGGAAGGCTTACATCTCACTTTCAAGCCTTATAAATCATAAGAGTGTACACCCTGGGGAAAAGCCCTATAAGTGTGATGAGTGTGAGAAAGCCTTTATCACATACCGAACCCTTATAAATCACAAAAAAATTCATCTTGGGGAGAAGCCCTACAAATGCGATGTGTGTGAGAAATCTTTTAACTACACCTCACTTCTTTCTCAACACAGAAGGGTCCATACTagagagaaaccctatgaatgtgaCAGGTGTGAAAAGGTCTTCAGAAACAACTCGAGCCTTAAAGTGCATAAAagaattcatactggtgagaagccctataaatgtgatgtgtgtggaaaAGCCTACATCTCACACTCAAGCCTTATCAACCATAAAAGTACCCACCCTGGCAAGACCCCCTACACATGTGATGAATGTGGAAAAGCTTTTTTCTCAAACAGAACTCTTATAAGCCATAAAAGAGTCCATCTTGGGGAGAAACCCTTCAAATGTGTTGAATGTGGGAAGTCTTTCAGTTATAGCTCACTCCTTTCCCAACACAAGAGGATTCATACGGGGGAAAAACCCTATGTGTGTGATGGCTGTGGGAAGGCATTCAGGAACAGCTCAGGCCTCACAGTGCATAAAAGGATACACACAGGTGAGAAACCCTATGGATGTGATGAGTGTGGGAAAGCGTACATCTCACACTCGAGTCTTATCAACCATAAAAGTGTCCATAGTGGGCAGCAGCCCTATAATTGTGAATGTGGGAAATCCTTCAATTATAGATCAGTCCTTGACCAACACAAAAGGATCCATACTGGAAAGAAGCTATACCAATGTAACGAGTGTGGGAAGGCTTTCAATATCAGATCAAATCTCACCAAACATAGAAGAATCCATACTGGAGGGGAATATTTAAATGTGACAAATATGGGAAGTCATAGTGGCACATCACAGAAGAGAACTCATGAGGGAGGGAATGCTCTGGATGGGACCAGGATGAGCATGTCTCTGTAG